The following are encoded in a window of Salinibacter ruber DSM 13855 genomic DNA:
- a CDS encoding sodium:solute symporter family protein, whose amino-acid sequence MTSFDWFFVAAYLILSFGIALYFYQRAGEDTSEFFLSGRAMPWWLAGTSMVATTFAVDTPLLVTEIVAQNGIAGNWLWWNAAIGGMLTVFFFARLWRRSGVMTDVEFVEFRYSGRVAAWLRGLKALFFGLLLNILIIGWVSLAMETVIDRLFPDLTLFGQAAFSVLGREMSAALVVTGGLILLVSVYALLSGLWGVMVTDLFQFVVAMGGTIALAVLVLDMPEIGGVAGLREQLPDETFNLLPTIGGAAEGAATFSLSALAFAAYAGVQWWASWYPGAEPGGGGYIAQRMMSAKDEPNALFATLWYTIAHFCLRPWPWIIVALAALVLYPDLDEPRAGFVLVMKDVLPPGLLGLLFASFLAAFMSTVSTQLNWGVSYLVNDFWGRFVRPDADEAHYVRVSRVLTFGVALLSLVVTLFLDTIAEAWGLLLSASAGLGLVLILRWYWWRVNAWSEMAATLAPIGLTVAALVLNVFGVQVPGLQADFPLNLYSVVGFTTVVWLAATFLTRPTDAETLDAFYRTVHPGGPGWTPVAERHPDVTPDSGLGRLALDWLVGVVLVYSTLFGTGYLILGWTLWGAGCIAVALTAAAYLWRDLQRDEISLIEMKEEKDATEER is encoded by the coding sequence GTGACAAGCTTCGACTGGTTTTTTGTCGCCGCCTACCTGATCCTCTCCTTTGGCATCGCGCTCTACTTCTACCAGCGGGCCGGGGAGGACACCTCGGAGTTCTTCCTGTCGGGCCGCGCGATGCCCTGGTGGCTGGCCGGGACGAGCATGGTGGCCACCACGTTTGCCGTCGACACGCCGCTTCTGGTGACGGAGATTGTGGCCCAGAACGGCATCGCGGGCAACTGGCTCTGGTGGAACGCCGCCATCGGGGGGATGCTCACCGTCTTCTTCTTTGCCCGCCTCTGGCGCCGAAGCGGCGTCATGACGGACGTGGAGTTCGTCGAATTCCGGTACAGCGGGCGGGTGGCCGCGTGGCTGCGTGGCCTGAAGGCGCTCTTTTTCGGCCTTCTGCTGAACATCCTCATCATCGGGTGGGTGTCGCTGGCGATGGAGACGGTGATCGACCGGCTCTTTCCCGACCTCACCCTGTTCGGGCAGGCGGCCTTTTCGGTGCTGGGGCGGGAGATGAGCGCGGCGCTCGTGGTGACGGGCGGGCTGATCCTGCTGGTGTCCGTCTACGCGCTGCTGTCGGGGCTCTGGGGCGTGATGGTGACGGACCTGTTCCAGTTCGTGGTGGCGATGGGGGGCACAATCGCGCTCGCCGTGCTCGTGCTCGACATGCCGGAGATTGGCGGGGTGGCGGGTCTTCGCGAGCAGCTTCCGGACGAGACGTTCAACCTGCTGCCCACGATCGGCGGGGCGGCGGAGGGGGCGGCGACCTTTTCGCTCTCGGCGCTGGCCTTCGCAGCGTACGCCGGGGTGCAGTGGTGGGCCAGCTGGTATCCGGGGGCCGAGCCGGGCGGCGGCGGCTACATCGCGCAGCGCATGATGAGCGCGAAGGACGAGCCGAACGCCCTCTTCGCCACGCTCTGGTACACCATCGCCCACTTCTGCCTGCGCCCCTGGCCCTGGATCATCGTGGCGCTGGCCGCACTGGTGCTGTACCCGGACCTCGACGAGCCGCGCGCCGGGTTCGTCCTGGTGATGAAGGACGTGCTGCCGCCCGGCCTGCTCGGGCTCCTCTTTGCGTCCTTCCTGGCGGCGTTCATGAGCACGGTGTCCACGCAGCTGAACTGGGGCGTTTCGTACCTCGTCAACGACTTCTGGGGGCGCTTCGTGCGGCCCGACGCGGACGAGGCCCACTACGTGCGCGTCTCGCGGGTCCTCACGTTCGGGGTGGCCCTGCTGAGCCTCGTCGTCACCCTCTTCCTGGACACCATCGCCGAGGCGTGGGGCCTGCTGCTGTCCGCCTCCGCCGGGCTGGGGCTCGTCCTCATCCTGCGCTGGTACTGGTGGCGCGTAAATGCGTGGAGCGAGATGGCGGCCACCCTGGCCCCGATCGGGCTGACCGTGGCGGCCCTCGTCCTCAACGTGTTTGGGGTGCAGGTGCCGGGCCTGCAGGCGGACTTTCCCCTGAACCTCTACTCGGTGGTCGGGTTTACGACGGTCGTCTGGCTCGCGGCCACCTTCCTCACGCGCCCGACCGACGCGGAGACGCTCGATGCGTTCTACCGGACGGTCCATCCCGGCGGGCCCGGCTGGACGCCCGTGGCGGAGCGACACCCCGACGTGACGCCGGACTCCGGGCTCGGGCGGCTCGCGCTCGACTGGCTCGTGGGGGTCGTGCTCGTGTACAGCACCCTCTTCGGCACCGGGTATCTCATTCTGGGGTGGACGCTCTGGGGCGCCGGCTGCATCGCGGTCGCGCTGACGGCGGCGGCGTACCTGTGGCGGGACCTGCAGCGGGACGAGATCTCGCTGATTGAAATGAAAGAGGAGAAGGACGCGACGGAAGAACGATAG
- a CDS encoding LacI family DNA-binding transcriptional regulator, which produces MEDDMTIDQVAELAYVSRSVVSRVLNDHPNVSEEARERVMRVIEEHDYRPSSVARSLATDRSFEISVLTPRRGDESLANGYWPLLYSGLFERCLERGYFVSLSMVSDRMEDEIEDRARDSRFDGYVLVTTEVTDLVASTLEADGAPTVLIGQDTSWDAFSSVDIDNEQGGYEAGRHLCDLGYEEIGLILGSRALEESAHRRQGVERALSEAGIAVSDRHVAEGDYSQESGHSIVRAWAEQGRMPRALFCASDTMAMGALLALNEAGYAVPDEVALVGFDDLPAAQYTIPPLTTVRQPVYEKGQAAIDLLIDHIENAEPNPEHTELEPELVVRQSCGARQNP; this is translated from the coding sequence ATGGAAGACGACATGACCATTGATCAGGTGGCCGAGCTGGCGTACGTCTCCCGGTCGGTGGTGTCCCGCGTGCTGAACGACCACCCCAATGTCAGCGAGGAGGCCCGAGAGCGGGTGATGCGGGTGATCGAAGAGCACGACTACCGCCCCAGCTCGGTTGCCCGGAGCCTCGCCACCGACCGCTCCTTCGAGATTAGTGTGCTCACCCCCCGGCGGGGAGACGAGTCGCTGGCCAACGGCTACTGGCCGCTGCTGTACTCGGGGCTCTTCGAGCGGTGCCTGGAGCGCGGGTATTTCGTATCGCTGTCGATGGTCTCCGACCGGATGGAAGACGAGATTGAGGACCGGGCCCGGGATTCCCGGTTCGACGGGTACGTCCTGGTGACGACGGAGGTCACGGACCTCGTTGCGTCGACGCTCGAAGCGGACGGGGCCCCGACGGTGCTCATCGGACAGGACACGAGCTGGGACGCCTTCAGCTCCGTCGACATCGACAACGAGCAAGGGGGGTACGAGGCGGGCCGTCACCTCTGCGACCTCGGGTACGAAGAGATCGGGTTGATTCTGGGAAGTCGGGCCCTGGAGGAGTCCGCACACCGGCGACAGGGCGTCGAGCGGGCCCTGTCGGAGGCCGGGATTGCAGTGTCGGACCGGCACGTCGCCGAGGGGGACTACTCCCAAGAGAGCGGGCACTCCATCGTCCGGGCGTGGGCGGAACAGGGGCGGATGCCCCGGGCCCTGTTCTGTGCCAGCGACACGATGGCGATGGGCGCCCTGCTCGCGCTCAACGAGGCCGGCTACGCGGTCCCCGACGAGGTCGCACTCGTCGGGTTTGACGACCTGCCCGCCGCCCAGTACACCATTCCCCCGCTTACGACCGTCCGCCAGCCGGTGTACGAGAAGGGACAGGCGGCGATCGACCTGCTCATCGACCACATCGAAAACGCCGAGCCCAATCCCGAGCACACGGAGCTTGAGCCGGAGCTCGTGGTGCGGCAGAGCTGCGGGGCCCGGCAGAACCCGTAG
- a CDS encoding glycoside hydrolase family 3 N-terminal domain-containing protein, with amino-acid sequence MMSSSRRSFMAAGLVVVLAVAALIFGAPGPVPLSAGSSMSDRGAADTAEAPPKSSWAGRQFRDMTLDEKIAQLFVVRIDGEFQNANTPSYRETVALVEEFGAGGLIFGPGTPMTQIAMANDLQAKAERPLLVAQDTEWGVGMRIDAATSFPPAMAIGATRDASHAYRVGYATAREARALGVHQLYAPVADVNNNPKNPIINVRSFGESPSLVGTMASAFTRGAQRGGTLATVKHFPGHGDTDVDSHINLPVLRFDRSRLDSLELPPFRQAFDAGVRSVMTGHLALPEIAADSVPATLSRPLTHGLLREELGFDGLVVTDALNMQAVTRTFGVGETAVRVLEAGADLVLMSTNPHAAHQAVRQAVTSGRIDTTEINDSVRRLLRVKQDLRLHETRRVSLDTTRHRVAQRSHEVLARTVARESLTLLANADSLLPLTPPEQHDALVVTLSDSEYPGTGDTFVDRLRAQPAIETLDTRRLDPRSDSTDVNDHLADAADYDVVVVPSFLRVQAWSGSIGLSDMHHDFLEDLAGTDTPVAFVAFGNPYAPTGLEPAPDAILAAYGSGEASQRAAAQALGGGAGTPGRLPVTIPGVAEKGEGRRLAPVAPREGPPESVGMDGAQLARLDTLLRSAMLDGAFPGAAVAVGRGPALARLDAYGYHTYDETKPVQTGTQYDLASLTKVVATTTAVMKLYEADSLELDAPVARYLPDFAQNGKEAVTVRQLLTHSSGLKPYLDPDERGPTRAALLDTLMAQPLTYTPGTRSTYSGLNAIALMRIVETISGRPFDAFCRTHIFEPLGMDQTGFYDTDVTRAWVAPTTDTAGTRRRGSVHDPMARDMDGVSGNAGLFSTAADLARFGYMLTHEGRIDGRQFLEPKTIETFTAQADVPGSTRALGWDTKSAEGYSSAGDEFSAASFGHTGYTGTSFWVDPAEDLFFVLLTNRVYPDDTADRITQVRPRAADIVHRAIDGPPRPLLPGPAPEQ; translated from the coding sequence ATGATGTCTTCGTCTCGACGCTCGTTCATGGCCGCGGGGCTCGTGGTCGTTCTCGCGGTCGCCGCTCTAATTTTTGGGGCGCCGGGCCCGGTCCCCCTCTCGGCGGGGTCCTCGATGTCGGATCGGGGGGCTGCGGACACGGCGGAGGCCCCGCCCAAATCGAGCTGGGCCGGGCGCCAGTTTCGGGACATGACGCTCGACGAGAAGATCGCGCAGCTCTTCGTGGTCCGGATCGACGGGGAATTCCAAAACGCGAACACCCCCTCGTACCGCGAGACCGTCGCGCTCGTCGAGGAGTTTGGGGCGGGCGGGCTCATCTTTGGGCCGGGCACGCCGATGACCCAGATTGCGATGGCCAACGACCTGCAGGCGAAGGCCGAACGGCCCCTCCTCGTGGCGCAGGACACGGAGTGGGGCGTGGGCATGCGCATCGACGCGGCCACCTCGTTCCCGCCGGCCATGGCGATCGGGGCCACGCGGGACGCGTCCCACGCCTACCGGGTGGGCTACGCAACGGCCCGGGAGGCCCGTGCGCTCGGCGTGCACCAGCTCTACGCGCCGGTGGCGGACGTCAACAACAACCCCAAGAACCCCATCATCAACGTCCGCTCGTTCGGCGAGTCGCCCTCCCTGGTGGGGACCATGGCGTCGGCCTTCACCCGGGGGGCGCAGCGCGGCGGCACCCTCGCGACGGTGAAACACTTTCCCGGCCACGGCGACACGGACGTCGATTCGCACATCAACCTGCCGGTCCTTCGGTTCGACCGAAGCCGCCTCGACTCCCTCGAACTGCCGCCGTTCCGGCAGGCCTTCGACGCGGGCGTGCGGAGCGTCATGACCGGCCACCTCGCCCTCCCCGAAATTGCGGCGGACAGCGTGCCGGCCACCCTCTCCCGCCCCCTGACGCACGGCCTTCTACGGGAGGAGCTCGGGTTCGACGGACTCGTGGTGACCGACGCCCTGAACATGCAGGCCGTCACCCGCACGTTTGGCGTCGGCGAGACGGCGGTGCGCGTGCTGGAGGCGGGGGCGGACCTCGTGCTCATGTCCACCAACCCGCACGCGGCACACCAGGCGGTCCGGCAGGCGGTGACCAGCGGGCGCATCGACACGACCGAGATCAACGACTCGGTGCGGCGGCTCCTGAGGGTGAAGCAGGACCTCCGCCTCCACGAGACGCGGCGGGTCTCGCTCGACACGACCCGGCACCGCGTGGCGCAGCGGTCCCACGAGGTGCTGGCCCGCACGGTGGCCCGCGAGTCGCTCACGCTCCTCGCCAACGCGGATTCCCTGCTGCCCCTCACGCCGCCGGAGCAGCACGACGCCCTCGTCGTCACGCTCAGTGACAGCGAGTATCCGGGAACGGGCGACACGTTTGTCGACCGGCTCCGGGCCCAGCCCGCCATCGAAACCCTCGACACGCGTCGTCTCGACCCGCGCTCCGACTCGACGGACGTAAACGACCACCTGGCGGACGCCGCAGACTACGACGTCGTGGTCGTGCCGTCTTTTCTCCGCGTGCAGGCGTGGAGTGGGTCCATCGGCCTCAGCGACATGCACCACGACTTCCTCGAGGACCTGGCGGGCACGGACACGCCGGTCGCGTTCGTAGCCTTCGGCAACCCCTACGCCCCGACGGGCTTAGAGCCCGCCCCGGACGCCATCCTGGCCGCCTACGGCTCCGGCGAGGCGTCGCAGCGGGCCGCCGCGCAGGCGCTCGGGGGCGGCGCCGGCACGCCGGGGCGCCTGCCCGTCACCATTCCGGGGGTGGCCGAGAAGGGAGAAGGGCGTCGGCTCGCCCCGGTCGCGCCCCGTGAGGGCCCCCCTGAATCGGTGGGCATGGACGGCGCGCAGCTTGCCCGCCTCGACACGCTGCTCCGCTCGGCCATGCTCGACGGCGCGTTTCCGGGCGCCGCCGTGGCCGTGGGGCGCGGGCCGGCCCTCGCGCGGCTCGACGCCTACGGCTACCATACCTACGACGAGACGAAACCGGTCCAGACGGGCACCCAGTACGACCTCGCCTCGCTCACGAAGGTGGTGGCCACCACCACCGCCGTCATGAAGCTCTACGAGGCCGACTCGCTGGAACTGGACGCCCCGGTCGCCCGGTACCTCCCCGACTTCGCCCAGAACGGCAAGGAGGCGGTCACCGTGCGCCAACTGCTTACCCACTCGTCGGGCCTGAAGCCGTACCTGGACCCCGACGAGCGCGGCCCGACGCGCGCGGCGCTCCTCGACACCCTCATGGCGCAGCCGCTCACGTACACGCCCGGCACCCGGTCCACCTACAGCGGGCTCAACGCGATTGCGCTCATGCGCATCGTGGAAACGATTAGCGGCCGGCCGTTCGATGCGTTCTGCCGAACGCACATCTTCGAGCCGCTCGGGATGGACCAGACGGGGTTCTACGACACCGATGTCACCCGGGCGTGGGTGGCGCCCACGACCGACACCGCGGGCACGCGGCGCCGCGGAAGCGTCCACGACCCGATGGCCCGCGACATGGATGGGGTCTCGGGGAACGCGGGGCTCTTCTCGACGGCCGCCGATCTGGCCCGCTTCGGGTACATGCTGACCCACGAGGGGCGAATCGATGGACGACAGTTCCTGGAGCCGAAGACGATCGAGACGTTCACCGCCCAGGCCGACGTGCCGGGCAGTACTCGGGCCCTCGGGTGGGACACCAAAAGTGCGGAGGGATACTCCTCGGCCGGGGACGAATTTTCGGCAGCGAGCTTCGGGCACACCGGCTACACGGGCACCTCGTTCTGGGTCGATCCGGCGGAGGACCTCTTCTTCGTCCTGCTCACGAACCGCGTGTACCCGGACGACACCGCCGATCGAATCACGCAGGTGCGTCCGCGGGCGGCCGACATCGTGCACCGCGCGATCGACGGGCCGCCCCGCCCGCTGCTTCCCGGCCCCGCGCCGGAACAGTGA
- a CDS encoding family 20 glycosylhydrolase: MRHILLSFLLLLFGGTLAAHAQSDATHPPADELSIRWGVETNRVDDGNRFRSSFTIANHGDVALGTTHWTLYFNFSRQIDPASVTAPVRITRLNGDFYRLEPDADLPPIEPGDQLRVTVEAPGSVIKRIDAPAGFYVVFKDAEGRARPPAVVSDVTVEPFTRPAQTSRGPGDTWPVPTPATRYADHRSLTARPPDAEGRIVPTPDSIHRRPGAFALRADATIRYEAGLAAEARQLAAGLAAALGRRPRTTRTDSAAAITLRRAEAPRPAVDTASAEAYRLTVDPETGITITGATDAGVFYGGQSLEAWLPVAAYRAPSSPVDVPAVQVLDAPRFDHRGLHLDVARNMQSVAAVKRLLDIMAFYKLNTFHFHLTDDEGWRLAVEGLPELTRVGGRRGHTLDEQAHLMPSYGSGPSPSPEASRGSGWYSRADYLDILRYAKARHITVMPEIDVPGHARAAIQAMEARTRRLRAAGDTAAARAYRLRDPADTSDYESVQGWDDNVMNVCRPSTYRFLSTVVDELRGLHEAAGAPLPAVHVGGDEVPEGAWAGSPICDDYIARTEGVDGADDLFGHFLGRFQDTLATRGIAMAGWEEVGLEEADHRSATTTPNEALVDDDVQPYVWSNIWGGGTEDRAYRLANAGYDVVMAQATNFYFDMAYSKHPREDGYYWAGFVDTKAPFAFVPFDLYKSADRTRMGHPIDPDTAFADQVRLADTARNNIRGLQGQLWGETLRKPDRMEYMAVPRLLSLAERAWAPRPGWATLDDSGALRARRAEAWTAFANRLGHRELPRLSIRHPDWSYRLPPPGATVEAGTLRANVALPGLAVRYTTDGTRPTATSPRYTAPVPVPEGATVRLRTFDTLGRGGRTVTVPTSP; this comes from the coding sequence ATGCGTCACATTTTGCTTTCCTTCCTCCTTCTGCTCTTTGGCGGGACCTTGGCCGCGCACGCCCAGTCCGACGCCACGCATCCGCCCGCCGACGAGCTTTCCATCCGCTGGGGCGTGGAGACGAATCGGGTGGACGACGGAAACCGATTTCGGTCGTCGTTCACGATTGCGAACCACGGGGACGTGGCGCTGGGCACGACGCATTGGACGCTCTACTTCAACTTCTCGCGCCAGATCGACCCGGCGAGCGTGACGGCGCCGGTGCGCATCACGCGGCTCAACGGCGACTTCTATCGGCTGGAGCCGGACGCCGACCTCCCCCCGATCGAGCCCGGCGACCAGCTGCGGGTGACGGTCGAGGCCCCCGGGTCGGTCATCAAGCGCATCGACGCCCCGGCCGGCTTCTACGTCGTGTTCAAGGACGCGGAGGGCCGGGCCCGGCCGCCGGCCGTCGTGTCGGACGTGACCGTTGAGCCCTTCACCCGTCCCGCCCAGACGTCCCGCGGCCCGGGCGACACCTGGCCCGTCCCGACCCCCGCGACCCGGTACGCGGACCACCGCTCCCTCACGGCCCGCCCGCCCGACGCGGAGGGACGCATTGTGCCGACGCCGGACTCCATCCATCGGCGTCCCGGGGCGTTTGCGCTCCGGGCGGACGCGACCATCCGCTACGAGGCGGGGCTGGCCGCCGAGGCCCGGCAGCTCGCGGCGGGGCTGGCCGCGGCGCTGGGACGACGGCCCCGAACGACCCGGACGGATTCCGCCGCCGCCATCACGCTCCGCCGCGCCGAGGCACCGCGGCCCGCCGTCGATACGGCGTCGGCCGAGGCCTACCGGCTCACGGTCGATCCGGAGACGGGCATCACCATCACGGGCGCGACCGACGCGGGCGTGTTCTACGGGGGGCAGAGCCTGGAGGCCTGGCTCCCGGTGGCGGCCTACCGGGCGCCGTCGTCGCCGGTGGACGTGCCGGCCGTCCAGGTCCTGGACGCGCCCCGATTTGACCATCGGGGGCTCCACCTCGACGTGGCGCGCAACATGCAGTCGGTGGCGGCGGTGAAGCGGCTCCTCGACATCATGGCCTTCTACAAGCTGAACACCTTTCACTTCCACCTCACCGACGACGAGGGGTGGCGCCTGGCCGTCGAGGGCTTGCCCGAGCTGACCCGTGTGGGCGGCCGCCGCGGCCACACGCTCGACGAGCAGGCCCACCTGATGCCGTCCTACGGGTCCGGGCCCAGCCCGTCCCCCGAGGCGTCGCGCGGAAGCGGCTGGTACAGTCGGGCGGACTACCTCGACATCCTGCGCTACGCGAAGGCGCGCCACATCACCGTCATGCCCGAGATCGATGTGCCCGGCCACGCCCGCGCCGCCATCCAGGCGATGGAGGCCCGGACGCGCCGACTCCGGGCGGCGGGAGACACGGCGGCGGCCCGCGCGTACCGGCTTCGAGACCCGGCCGACACGTCGGATTACGAGTCCGTGCAGGGGTGGGACGACAACGTGATGAACGTGTGTCGCCCATCCACCTACCGATTCCTGTCGACCGTCGTCGATGAGCTGCGGGGCCTGCACGAGGCGGCGGGGGCGCCGCTCCCGGCCGTCCACGTGGGCGGGGACGAGGTGCCGGAGGGCGCGTGGGCGGGCTCTCCCATCTGCGACGACTACATCGCGCGCACCGAGGGGGTCGACGGGGCCGACGATCTCTTCGGCCACTTTCTGGGCCGGTTTCAGGACACACTCGCCACGCGGGGGATTGCCATGGCGGGGTGGGAGGAGGTGGGGCTGGAAGAGGCCGATCACCGGTCCGCAACCACAACCCCGAACGAGGCCCTGGTCGACGACGACGTTCAGCCCTACGTCTGGAGCAACATCTGGGGCGGCGGGACCGAAGACCGCGCCTACCGGCTGGCCAACGCGGGCTACGACGTGGTGATGGCGCAGGCGACCAACTTCTACTTCGACATGGCCTACAGCAAGCACCCCCGAGAGGACGGCTACTACTGGGCCGGCTTCGTCGACACGAAGGCCCCGTTTGCCTTCGTGCCGTTCGACCTCTACAAGAGCGCCGACCGCACGAGGATGGGGCACCCCATCGACCCCGATACGGCCTTTGCCGATCAGGTGCGCCTCGCCGACACCGCGCGGAACAACATTCGGGGCCTGCAGGGACAGCTCTGGGGGGAGACCCTGCGCAAACCCGACCGGATGGAGTACATGGCCGTCCCGCGGCTTCTGAGCCTCGCCGAACGGGCGTGGGCCCCGCGGCCCGGCTGGGCCACGCTCGACGACAGCGGGGCACTCCGGGCCCGGCGGGCCGAGGCATGGACGGCGTTTGCAAATCGGCTCGGGCACCGTGAGCTGCCCCGCCTGAGCATTCGCCACCCGGACTGGTCGTACCGGCTCCCCCCGCCCGGGGCCACGGTGGAGGCGGGGACGCTGAGGGCGAACGTGGCCCTGCCCGGGCTGGCGGTCCGCTACACCACCGACGGCACCCGCCCGACCGCCACGTCGCCCCGATACACCGCCCCGGTGCCGGTTCCCGAGGGGGCCACCGTCCGACTGCGGACGTTCGACACGCTGGGGCGGGGCGGCCGGACCGTCACGGTCCCCACATCCCCGTAG
- a CDS encoding N-acetylglucosamine kinase, with amino-acid sequence MSANPFFVGLDAGGSTTLLLAECEECPGRIDRHGPAANPQRVGMDQSVQVLSALVKKTLRAQRPVDHLSVCAGVAGAGRPDEQQALADRLRRTLGDDARSVSVEVVHDACIALDAAFGAESGLVVIAGTGSVVLARTRGGTARRVGGWGHLLGDPGSGYAVGQAGLRAVAEALDGGADTILRPRVAEEYGVDERAALIHWVYQDRPPLQDVAPLVIEASADGDTVATDILTAQVNELVRQVEWLLGETDDVAPRIALLGGMLQNEHYAAALRRALADRVPDWSVEVLRHEPVVGALRRARRLDE; translated from the coding sequence GTGTCTGCCAATCCCTTCTTCGTCGGCCTTGACGCCGGTGGCTCCACGACGCTGTTGCTCGCCGAGTGCGAGGAGTGTCCGGGACGGATCGACCGTCATGGACCCGCCGCCAACCCGCAGCGGGTCGGGATGGACCAGTCGGTCCAGGTGCTGTCCGCCCTGGTAAAAAAAACCCTTCGGGCCCAACGGCCCGTCGATCACCTGTCGGTCTGTGCGGGCGTGGCCGGGGCCGGCCGCCCCGACGAGCAGCAGGCCCTCGCCGACCGGCTCCGCCGAACACTTGGGGACGACGCCCGGTCGGTCTCCGTTGAGGTCGTGCATGACGCCTGCATTGCCCTGGACGCGGCCTTCGGTGCGGAGAGCGGGCTCGTGGTCATTGCGGGCACCGGCTCCGTCGTGCTGGCCCGGACGCGGGGGGGAACGGCCCGTCGGGTTGGGGGGTGGGGGCACCTTCTGGGGGATCCCGGCAGCGGGTACGCCGTGGGCCAGGCGGGCCTGCGGGCCGTCGCGGAGGCCCTCGACGGCGGGGCCGACACGATCCTGCGCCCCCGCGTCGCGGAGGAGTACGGCGTCGACGAACGGGCCGCCCTCATTCATTGGGTGTACCAGGACCGGCCCCCTCTCCAGGACGTGGCGCCGCTCGTGATCGAGGCCTCGGCGGACGGGGACACGGTGGCGACGGACATTCTGACCGCTCAGGTGAACGAGCTGGTGCGCCAGGTCGAGTGGCTGCTTGGTGAGACGGACGACGTGGCCCCCCGCATTGCCCTGCTCGGGGGGATGCTCCAGAACGAGCACTACGCGGCGGCCCTCCGTCGCGCGCTTGCCGACCGGGTCCCGGACTGGTCCGTGGAGGTGCTCCGCCACGAGCCGGTCGTGGGGGCCCTGCGCCGTGCGCGCCGCCTGGACGAGTGA
- a CDS encoding carbohydrate-binding family 9-like protein: protein MRRFLLTTIVGVFVLVLAGGESVSALVGRPSGDAAKNNPESEAPPRTYAIYRASGPIAVDGRLDERDWAAAPWTADFVDIRGRDAPTPRFRTRAKMLWDDEALYVAASLEEPDVWGTLTQRDTVVYYDDDFEVFIDPNGTTHNYYEVEVNALETVWDLMLLKPYRDGGPAVDAWDVRGIDAAVHVQGTLNDPSDTDDGWTVEIKLPWSSLEEAAPGGRPPQAGEQWRLNFSRVDWPLAVKNGTYEKDLDTTKAHPERNWVWSPQGAIDMHRPEHWGIVQFADAEVGTATVSVDERPNRRVKAALRRLYHRQRAHHEAHGTYAGSLSALNASNVQLPERDFAPTLRTTQTMYEIAAPGAEGTTVHIRQDGKVWVTGE, encoded by the coding sequence ATGCGACGCTTTCTCTTGACGACGATCGTCGGCGTTTTCGTTCTCGTCCTCGCAGGGGGCGAGTCGGTCTCCGCCCTGGTGGGGCGGCCCTCGGGGGACGCCGCGAAAAACAATCCCGAGAGCGAGGCGCCCCCGCGCACCTACGCCATCTACCGCGCGTCCGGACCGATTGCCGTGGACGGGCGGCTCGACGAACGCGACTGGGCCGCGGCGCCGTGGACCGCCGACTTCGTCGACATTCGTGGGCGCGACGCCCCGACGCCGCGGTTCCGCACCCGGGCCAAGATGCTGTGGGACGACGAGGCCCTTTACGTGGCGGCCTCCCTCGAGGAGCCGGACGTGTGGGGCACCCTCACCCAGCGGGACACGGTGGTGTACTACGACGATGACTTCGAGGTCTTCATCGACCCCAACGGAACGACGCACAACTACTACGAGGTGGAGGTGAACGCGCTCGAGACCGTGTGGGACCTGATGCTCCTGAAGCCCTACCGCGACGGCGGACCGGCCGTCGACGCCTGGGACGTACGGGGCATCGACGCGGCCGTGCACGTGCAGGGCACACTCAACGACCCCTCGGACACCGACGACGGGTGGACGGTGGAGATAAAGCTGCCGTGGTCGTCGTTGGAAGAGGCCGCCCCCGGCGGACGTCCGCCCCAGGCCGGCGAGCAGTGGCGCCTCAACTTCTCGCGGGTCGACTGGCCCCTTGCCGTCAAGAATGGCACCTACGAAAAGGACCTCGACACCACGAAGGCGCATCCGGAGCGCAACTGGGTGTGGTCGCCGCAGGGAGCCATCGACATGCACCGGCCCGAACACTGGGGCATCGTGCAGTTCGCGGACGCCGAGGTCGGCACCGCGACCGTGTCCGTCGACGAGCGCCCCAATCGGCGCGTCAAGGCGGCCCTGCGGCGCCTCTACCACCGTCAGCGGGCGCACCACGAGGCGCATGGCACGTACGCCGGGTCCCTCTCGGCCCTCAACGCCTCGAACGTGCAGCTTCCCGAGCGCGATTTTGCCCCCACGCTCCGCACGACCCAGACGATGTACGAAATCGCGGCGCCCGGGGCGGAGGGAACGACCGTGCACATCCGTCAGGACGGAAAGGTCTGGGTGACCGGGGAGTGA